A region from the Eptesicus fuscus isolate TK198812 chromosome 1, DD_ASM_mEF_20220401, whole genome shotgun sequence genome encodes:
- the EMD gene encoding emerin yields the protein MDDYAVLSDAELAAVLRQYNIPHGPVVGSTRKLYEKKIFEYETQRRRLSPQNSSTSSFSYRLSDSDSASVDSDMYDLPKKEDALLYQSKGYNDDYYEESYMSTRTYGEPDFAGTPKGFRQPSAALADADTFHHQVREDNFFSSDEDGKNRERPVYGRDSAYHSIAHYRPVSNITRSSLGMSYYPTTSSTSSMSSTSSCPPSWLARRAIRPEKQTPGAGLGQDRQVPLWGQLILFVVFAAFLLLVYYSMQAEDGNPF from the exons ATGGACGACTACGCGGTCCTCTCGGACGCTGAGCTGGCCGCTGTGCTGCGCCAGTACAACATCCCGCACGGGCCTGTCGTGG GCTCCACTCGCAAGCTCTACGAAAAGAAAATCTTCGAGTACGAGACTCAGAGGCGAAGGCTCTCGCCCCAGAACTCGTCCACATCCTCATTCTCCTATCGGCTCTCCg aCTCAGATTCGGCATCGGTGGACTCGGATATGTACGATCTGCCCAAGAAAGAGGACGCCTTACTTTATCAGAGCAAGG GCTATAATGATGACTACTATGAGGAGAGCTACATGAGCACCAGAACTTACGGTGAACCTGATTTTGCGGGCACACCCAAGGGCTTCCGCCAGCCCTCCGCTGCACTCGCAGATGCCGACACCTTTCACCACCAG GTGCGTGAAGACAATTTTTTCTCTTCAGACGAGGATGGCAAGAATAG GGAACGCCCCGTGTATGGCCGGGACAGTGCCTACCACAGCATCGCGCACTATCGCCCTGTTTCCAACATCACCAGAAGCTCCCTGGGCATGTCCTATTatcccaccacctcctccacctcttccatGTCCTCAACCTCATCTTGCCCCCCCTCGTGGCTCGCCCGCCGAGCCATCCGGCCAGAAAAGCAGacccctggggctgggctgggccaggaccGCCAGGTCCCACTCTGGGGCCAGCTGATCCTTTTTGTGGTGTTCGCTGCCTTCCTGCTCTTGGTTTACTACTCCATGCAGGCTGAGGACGGCAACCCCTTCTAA